The Enterococcus sp. 7F3_DIV0205 genome has a window encoding:
- a CDS encoding DHH family phosphoesterase, which produces MDVVNEILAKIKAYQTIIIHRHQRPDPDAIGSQVGLAEILRASFPDKKIYQAGGPVEGLEFLAEMDEVSDETYQNALVIVTDTANSPRISDDRYQLGAELIKIDHHPNDDPYGDLVWVNPKASSCSEIIADFYHLHQDELIMNNNAARLLYAGIIGDTGRFLYPSTTPHTLEVAAELMTYEFNAAELNRELEQIPMSVAKLAGYVYQNIKVDEYGAAMVMLPQSLLDEYGIVDSETAAIVSLPGVIDEVLAWGIFVEQPEGYYRVRLRSKGPVINELAKKHHGGGHPLASGANAKDQLEIDEIYSEIQQLCNEYKK; this is translated from the coding sequence ATGGATGTTGTAAATGAAATTTTAGCGAAAATCAAAGCCTATCAAACAATTATTATTCATCGCCACCAACGACCTGATCCAGATGCAATCGGGTCACAAGTTGGGTTAGCGGAAATATTGAGAGCGAGTTTTCCAGATAAAAAAATCTATCAGGCAGGTGGTCCTGTCGAAGGTTTAGAATTTTTAGCGGAAATGGATGAAGTGTCTGATGAGACGTACCAAAATGCTTTAGTGATTGTTACTGACACAGCGAATTCACCTAGAATCAGTGACGATCGCTATCAACTAGGTGCTGAGCTGATTAAAATCGATCATCATCCCAATGATGATCCTTATGGAGATTTAGTCTGGGTCAATCCAAAAGCGAGCAGTTGTAGTGAAATCATCGCTGATTTTTATCATCTTCATCAAGATGAACTAATCATGAATAATAATGCTGCCCGATTGCTCTATGCTGGGATCATTGGCGATACTGGCAGGTTCTTATACCCATCAACTACACCGCATACTTTAGAGGTAGCGGCTGAACTGATGACGTATGAATTCAATGCTGCTGAACTCAATCGTGAACTAGAACAAATACCGATGAGTGTCGCAAAATTAGCTGGTTATGTGTATCAAAATATTAAAGTAGACGAGTATGGTGCAGCTATGGTGATGTTGCCTCAATCTTTACTTGATGAGTATGGCATTGTTGATTCAGAAACAGCTGCGATCGTATCGTTACCTGGTGTGATCGATGAGGTTCTAGCATGGGGTATTTTTGTAGAGCAACCAGAAGGCTATTACCGCGTTCGTTTACGCTCAAAAGGACCTGTAATCAATGAGTTGGCAAAAAAACATCATGGTGGAGGACATCCTTTAGCTAGCGGTGCTAACGCTAAAGATCAACTAGAAATTGATGAAATCTACAGTGAGATTCAGCAATTATGTAATGAATATAAAAAATAA
- the icd gene encoding NADP-dependent isocitrate dehydrogenase, translated as MIDGKPVVFEAGKLVVPDAPIIPFIEGDGIGPEIWQVAKKVFEAAVEKAYAGKRKVVWQEVLAGEKAFNKTGSWLPDETLEMIKTHLVAIKGPLTTPIGGGFRSLNVALRQELDLYICYRPVRYFEGVPSPLKHPEKTDMMIFRENTEDIYAGIEFPAESPEAEKLIMYLKTEFGVNKIRFPESSAIGIKPVSKEGTERLVRGAIEHALKNNRKSVTLVHKGNIMKFTEGGFKNWGYELATREFGDKVFTWEQYLEIKSDAGKTVADQQLEEAEKAGKLIVKDRIADIFLQDILLHPENFDVIATLNLNGDYISDALAAQVGGIGIAPGANLNLETGHGIFEATHGTAPEFAGLNQLNPSSLLLSGVLMFDYLGWDEVSFLITKSIEEALVNKTVTKDFADQMEGATLVSCSDFGEELVRLIKEN; from the coding sequence ATGATAGATGGGAAGCCAGTTGTTTTTGAAGCGGGGAAACTAGTTGTCCCCGACGCTCCAATTATCCCTTTTATCGAAGGTGACGGAATTGGTCCAGAAATTTGGCAGGTAGCTAAGAAGGTGTTTGAGGCAGCTGTAGAGAAAGCCTATGCTGGTAAACGAAAAGTTGTTTGGCAAGAAGTTTTGGCTGGTGAAAAAGCCTTTAATAAAACAGGGAGTTGGCTGCCTGATGAAACATTAGAGATGATTAAAACTCATCTTGTAGCCATCAAAGGTCCGTTGACAACACCAATCGGTGGTGGTTTCCGATCATTAAATGTAGCCTTGAGGCAGGAACTAGATTTATACATTTGCTATCGACCAGTTCGTTATTTTGAAGGTGTGCCTTCACCACTAAAACATCCGGAAAAGACAGATATGATGATTTTTAGGGAGAATACAGAGGATATTTATGCAGGAATTGAATTTCCAGCTGAAAGTCCAGAAGCAGAAAAATTAATCATGTATTTAAAAACAGAATTTGGTGTTAATAAAATTCGTTTTCCAGAATCATCGGCAATCGGCATCAAACCAGTTTCTAAAGAAGGGACAGAACGATTGGTTCGGGGAGCCATTGAACATGCATTAAAAAATAATCGCAAATCAGTCACCTTAGTGCATAAAGGGAATATCATGAAATTTACAGAAGGCGGCTTTAAAAATTGGGGTTATGAATTAGCTACAAGAGAATTTGGAGATAAAGTTTTTACGTGGGAACAATACTTAGAAATAAAAAGTGATGCAGGAAAGACTGTAGCAGATCAACAGTTGGAAGAAGCAGAAAAAGCAGGAAAACTGATTGTAAAAGACCGGATTGCCGATATTTTCCTACAGGATATTTTACTGCACCCTGAAAATTTTGATGTGATTGCAACCTTAAATCTAAATGGGGATTACATTTCTGATGCCTTAGCAGCTCAAGTTGGCGGTATTGGAATTGCACCAGGAGCCAATTTAAACTTGGAAACAGGTCATGGTATTTTTGAAGCAACACATGGAACAGCACCGGAATTTGCTGGGTTAAATCAGTTGAATCCATCTTCTTTACTGCTATCAGGTGTATTGATGTTTGATTACTTAGGCTGGGATGAGGTAAGTTTCTTGATTACAAAAAGTATTGAAGAAGCTTTAGTGAATAAAACAGTAACAAAAGATTTTGCAGATCAGATGGAAGGTGCGACTTTAGTAAGTTGTTCTGATTTTGGAGAAGAGTTAGTCCGTCTGATTAAAGAGAATTAA
- a CDS encoding MFS transporter: protein MESVNSFQENTEVQKNRWWILVSVAMFTFMSTLDASIVNIALPTISKDMNVPMNQSEWIVSIYLMIVCACLLLFGKIGDSFGKIKVYRIGTVIFTIGSLLCGFNQSLTFLLFARIVQGIGSSMTMATNSGIITEVFPFKERGRALGSIGAFVSLGSIAGPGIGGLILSQFSWPYIFWINVPVGIITILIGEKFLPKDIIKSGKKVDMLGFSLFAVFIMTFFGGIFIGQEIGFNAALSVVLFALAFLSFIIFIRVEKRVSQPLITFSIFKNKIFTMSLITAVLIFSSNFFVNVVIPFYLQNSRGLPASKAGLLMMVFPLLMVVGSPISGFLTDKIGTKFLTFSGLILLSITSLMYMFLNQGTPLWYYILATGIMGLGNALFQSPNNTTVMSSVSKEDLGVAGSMNSFARNLGMVLGIALATTILYNAMSAVYGQRVTTYISERPDIFIIGMRITFLGSFILCLTALGLTMFRSLKAKKQ from the coding sequence ATGGAATCAGTAAATAGTTTTCAAGAAAATACAGAAGTACAAAAAAATCGCTGGTGGATTTTGGTTTCAGTAGCAATGTTTACATTTATGTCTACGTTAGATGCCAGCATCGTCAATATAGCACTCCCGACAATTTCTAAAGATATGAATGTACCGATGAATCAGTCAGAATGGATCGTTTCGATTTACTTGATGATTGTCTGCGCCTGCTTGTTACTTTTTGGCAAAATCGGCGATAGCTTTGGCAAAATCAAAGTTTATCGGATTGGAACGGTCATTTTTACAATTGGTTCACTATTATGTGGATTCAATCAGTCGTTGACATTTCTTTTATTTGCACGAATCGTTCAAGGGATTGGTTCTAGTATGACGATGGCAACAAACTCTGGGATCATCACTGAAGTATTTCCTTTTAAAGAGCGGGGGCGCGCATTAGGCTCGATCGGTGCTTTCGTTTCTCTAGGTTCAATTGCAGGACCTGGAATTGGCGGATTGATTCTTTCACAATTTTCATGGCCTTACATTTTTTGGATCAATGTCCCTGTTGGCATCATCACGATTTTGATCGGAGAGAAATTTTTACCGAAAGATATTATCAAAAGTGGAAAAAAAGTCGATATGCTTGGCTTTAGTTTATTTGCAGTATTTATTATGACCTTTTTTGGCGGTATTTTTATTGGGCAAGAGATTGGCTTTAACGCTGCTTTATCTGTCGTATTATTCGCTCTCGCATTTCTTTCATTCATTATTTTCATTCGAGTAGAAAAACGTGTTAGCCAACCACTGATTACTTTTTCTATTTTCAAAAATAAAATCTTTACAATGAGCTTGATCACAGCGGTTTTAATCTTCTCTTCTAATTTCTTTGTTAATGTTGTGATCCCATTTTATTTACAAAATTCACGCGGGTTACCTGCCAGCAAAGCGGGATTGTTGATGATGGTCTTTCCACTACTGATGGTAGTCGGCTCTCCTATTAGTGGATTTTTGACAGATAAAATCGGTACGAAATTTTTAACGTTTTCTGGATTAATTCTGCTTTCGATCACTTCTTTGATGTATATGTTTTTAAATCAAGGAACTCCACTTTGGTATTATATTTTGGCGACTGGTATCATGGGATTAGGCAATGCGCTTTTCCAATCGCCCAATAATACAACCGTTATGAGTAGTGTTTCTAAAGAAGATTTAGGCGTGGCTGGAAGTATGAACTCTTTTGCACGGAATTTAGGAATGGTTTTAGGAATTGCTTTAGCCACAACGATTTTATACAATGCCATGAGCGCTGTGTATGGTCAACGTGTAACGACTTATATCAGTGAGCGACCTGATATTTTTATTATAGGAATGAGAATTACTTTTTTAGGCTCGTTTATTTTATGCTTAACAGCTTTAGGTCTAACCATGTTTCGTTCATTAAAAGCTAAAAAACAATAA
- a CDS encoding citrate synthase translates to MEIHKGLEGVVVSETKISSIVENQLLFAGFNIDDLVAENVQFEEVIYLLWYLKIPTNQELKQFKQDLSLQMPISDTIITCLKIQTRQNLHPMSVLRSAISLLGVFDPNAEATDDQSAYQQSIALQAKMPTIIAAYARLRKGLDPIPPRSDLSFAANFLYMLTGVEATQVQVNAMNQALVLHADHDLNASTFTARVCASTLSDVYSCITAAIGSLKGPLHGGANEKVFDMLKEIDSDNLNVEDYLNQKLDRKEKVMGFGHRVYKTEDPRKKHLKKLAKELTTITQKEQWYFLSCQVEYYLKETKGLIPNVDFYSATVYHCLDIDSDLFTLIFAMSRVSGWLGHIEEQKKEDCLIRPRSHYVGPKLLKYSDVSTTLHPGGMEA, encoded by the coding sequence ATGGAGATTCATAAGGGCTTAGAGGGAGTCGTTGTTTCAGAAACAAAAATTAGTTCAATCGTAGAAAATCAGCTATTGTTTGCTGGATTTAATATAGATGATTTAGTCGCTGAAAATGTTCAATTTGAAGAAGTGATTTATCTACTTTGGTATTTAAAAATCCCGACAAATCAAGAATTGAAGCAATTTAAACAAGATCTATCTTTACAAATGCCAATATCTGATACGATTATTACGTGTTTAAAAATCCAAACGCGTCAGAACCTTCATCCAATGAGTGTTTTGCGTTCGGCGATTTCATTATTAGGCGTGTTTGATCCCAACGCAGAAGCAACAGATGATCAATCAGCTTATCAGCAAAGTATTGCTTTACAGGCAAAAATGCCAACAATCATTGCTGCTTATGCACGTCTAAGAAAAGGATTAGATCCAATACCTCCTAGAAGCGATTTATCATTTGCTGCTAATTTTCTTTATATGTTGACAGGTGTTGAAGCGACTCAAGTACAGGTCAATGCAATGAACCAAGCTTTGGTACTACATGCAGATCATGATTTAAATGCAAGTACATTTACAGCCAGAGTTTGTGCATCCACACTGTCAGATGTCTATTCTTGTATAACAGCTGCAATCGGTTCACTAAAAGGACCACTTCATGGTGGTGCGAATGAAAAAGTTTTTGATATGTTGAAAGAAATCGATTCAGATAATCTAAATGTAGAAGACTACTTAAATCAAAAACTGGATCGCAAAGAAAAAGTCATGGGCTTTGGTCATCGGGTATACAAAACCGAAGATCCAAGAAAAAAACATCTGAAAAAATTAGCAAAAGAGTTAACGACGATCACGCAGAAAGAGCAGTGGTATTTTTTATCTTGCCAAGTTGAGTATTATTTAAAAGAGACAAAGGGATTGATTCCAAATGTTGATTTCTATTCTGCTACAGTTTACCATTGTTTAGATATCGATAGTGATCTGTTTACCTTGATTTTTGCGATGAGCCGCGTTTCTGGTTGGTTAGGTCATATAGAGGAGCAGAAAAAAGAAGACTGTTTGATTCGACCGCGTTCTCATTATGTTGGTCCTAAGTTGTTAAAATATAGTGATGTGAGTACAACATTACACCCAGGAGGAATGGAAGCATGA
- a CDS encoding cold-shock protein, with product METGTVKWFNSDKGFGFITAENGNDVFVHFSAIQGDGFKTLEEGQAVTFDVEEGQRGPQATNVNKA from the coding sequence ATGGAAACAGGTACAGTAAAATGGTTTAACTCAGACAAAGGTTTTGGATTTATCACTGCAGAAAACGGTAACGATGTATTCGTACATTTCTCAGCTATCCAAGGCGACGGATTCAAAACTTTAGAAGAAGGTCAAGCAGTGACTTTCGACGTTGAAGAAGGCCAACGTGGTCCTCAAGCTACTAACGTTAACAAAGCATAA
- a CDS encoding DRTGG domain-containing protein: protein MATKHDQILKYIEGLPIGDRISVRSIAKNLGVSEGTAYRAIKDAENIGLVSTIQRVGTIRIERKLKKHIEKLTFGEVVRIIEGDVLGGSSGLDKVLNKFVIGAMTEKAMTRYITPGSLMIVGNRQGVQKLALENGAAVLITGGFDTENEIAELADELEMPVLRTTYDTFTVATMINRALSDQLIKKDIMLVSDIYTTLEKTNYLFSTNTIADYQKLSEKTHHSRFPVVNKSLRLVGIVTAKDVLGKAETLSMDKVMTKDPIVVKKMMSVASVSHQMIWDGLEVMPVVEDDLSLVGFVSRQDVMKAMQLVQRQPQIADTISDQISGEVMPVEEGNKAGEPQFKFSVAPQMVNSVGTISFGVLSEIIANVTQRTMITNQRRNVLIEQMSLHYLRLIQLESELDIRPRVLEIGRRSAKLDIEVYLENALVAKAIVVCQVMERT from the coding sequence ATGGCTACGAAACATGATCAAATATTGAAGTACATTGAAGGATTGCCGATCGGTGATCGTATTTCTGTTAGAAGTATTGCAAAAAATCTTGGTGTTAGTGAAGGAACTGCTTATCGAGCAATCAAAGATGCTGAAAATATCGGATTAGTTTCAACGATTCAGCGTGTGGGAACAATTCGAATCGAGCGTAAATTAAAAAAACATATTGAAAAATTGACTTTTGGTGAAGTGGTTCGAATCATTGAAGGGGATGTTTTGGGCGGATCTTCTGGTCTGGATAAAGTGTTGAATAAGTTTGTGATTGGTGCGATGACTGAAAAAGCCATGACAAGATATATTACGCCAGGCTCGCTGATGATCGTGGGGAATCGCCAAGGAGTTCAAAAATTAGCTTTAGAAAATGGGGCAGCTGTTTTGATTACTGGTGGTTTTGATACAGAAAATGAAATTGCTGAGTTAGCGGATGAATTAGAAATGCCTGTACTGAGAACGACCTATGATACCTTTACTGTGGCAACAATGATCAACCGGGCATTGAGCGACCAATTGATTAAAAAGGATATCATGTTAGTCAGCGATATTTATACGACGTTAGAAAAAACAAATTACTTATTTTCAACGAATACGATCGCTGATTATCAAAAACTTTCAGAGAAAACCCATCATTCACGTTTTCCTGTAGTCAATAAAAGCTTGCGTTTAGTCGGGATCGTGACAGCAAAAGATGTTCTAGGCAAGGCAGAAACGCTATCCATGGATAAAGTCATGACCAAAGATCCGATCGTTGTGAAAAAAATGATGAGTGTAGCGAGTGTTAGTCATCAGATGATTTGGGATGGGTTGGAAGTAATGCCCGTTGTTGAAGATGATTTGTCATTAGTCGGTTTTGTTTCGAGACAAGATGTGATGAAAGCAATGCAGTTGGTACAGCGACAACCACAGATTGCAGATACGATTTCTGATCAAATTTCTGGTGAAGTGATGCCTGTGGAAGAAGGCAATAAAGCGGGTGAGCCGCAGTTTAAATTTTCAGTTGCCCCTCAAATGGTCAATAGTGTAGGGACGATTTCTTTTGGTGTGCTAAGTGAAATCATTGCAAACGTGACCCAACGGACGATGATCACCAATCAAAGAAGAAATGTCTTAATCGAGCAAATGAGTTTACATTATTTACGTTTGATACAATTAGAAAGTGAGCTGGATATCCGTCCGAGAGTCTTAGAAATTGGACGCCGTTCAGCAAAATTAGATATCGAAGTGTATTTGGAAAATGCGCTTGTGGCAAAAGCAATTGTTGTTTGCCAAGTAATGGAGCGTACTTAG
- a CDS encoding phage holin family protein has protein sequence MKMFEFLDRFLVDADHKAIYVLTLICVAMIIDFLSGSLAAKINPTINFLSKVGINGILRKVASMVLLMFFIPLAPLIPGGAGVGLIYVLYVGYLLMELKSILENYKKMGIGTELFENFIKNIKNGKEDE, from the coding sequence ATGAAGATGTTCGAGTTTTTAGATCGTTTCTTAGTGGATGCTGATCACAAAGCAATTTATGTTTTAACCTTGATTTGTGTAGCGATGATCATCGATTTTTTAAGCGGCAGTCTGGCTGCAAAAATCAATCCAACAATTAACTTTTTAAGTAAAGTAGGAATCAATGGAATTTTACGAAAAGTAGCAAGTATGGTGCTGTTAATGTTTTTTATTCCTTTGGCTCCTTTGATTCCAGGAGGCGCTGGTGTAGGGCTGATTTATGTCTTATATGTCGGTTATTTATTAATGGAATTAAAATCGATTCTTGAAAATTATAAAAAAATGGGGATTGGAACTGAGCTGTTTGAAAATTTTATCAAGAATATCAAAAATGGCAAAGAAGATGAGTAG
- a CDS encoding ImmA/IrrE family metallo-endopeptidase, with translation MTEQIDEYLSFSDKINDYISALMVANNIGYENYDCSYLWDFVKSKGVSMRSFPFDGVARDRISGMIVKDSLETTIGYNQNMSEKRKNFTISHEITHYLFHMTENDTIFTDTERSLHYSYNEVLHEFQANIGASAILVPDVVFFRFLKEGWNLSQLSNHFGISESALYVRLIHTMQANFGVSYIAAKTNADAIRYKFSGKGQHAAVELGTNLETRLFRTNRFIEAL, from the coding sequence ATGACAGAGCAAATTGATGAATATCTTAGTTTTTCGGATAAAATAAACGATTATATCTCGGCTTTGATGGTCGCAAATAATATCGGTTATGAAAATTACGATTGTTCCTATCTTTGGGATTTCGTAAAGTCTAAGGGAGTTTCAATGCGCAGTTTTCCATTCGACGGCGTCGCAAGAGATCGTATTTCGGGTATGATCGTTAAAGACTCTTTAGAGACAACGATTGGCTATAATCAAAACATGAGTGAAAAAAGAAAGAATTTTACAATCAGTCATGAGATTACGCATTATTTATTTCATATGACTGAAAACGATACAATTTTTACTGATACAGAACGGAGTTTGCACTATTCTTATAACGAAGTGCTTCATGAATTTCAAGCAAACATTGGTGCTTCTGCAATTCTAGTGCCCGATGTTGTATTCTTCCGCTTTTTAAAAGAAGGCTGGAATTTGTCTCAGCTATCGAATCATTTTGGCATATCAGAAAGTGCTCTTTATGTTCGATTGATTCATACAATGCAGGCAAATTTTGGTGTTTCTTATATTGCTGCTAAAACAAATGCGGATGCTATTCGGTATAAATTTAGTGGAAAAGGCCAACATGCGGCGGTTGAATTAGGGACTAATTTGGAAACGCGTTTGTTTCGAACCAATCGGTTTATTGAAGCGTTGTGA
- a CDS encoding helix-turn-helix domain-containing protein: MSLTYRIKELADKKKVTFAEIERNTGISNGQIRRWDTSSPKIENIQKVADYFDVSTDYLLGRSEIPSIKAADQEEHLSSQIMFRMNTEGLSENEVDELKDEVNRFLRFRRSEIERERELKQDDKA, encoded by the coding sequence ATGAGTTTAACTTACAGAATCAAAGAACTCGCAGATAAGAAAAAAGTTACCTTTGCCGAAATTGAACGTAATACAGGCATCTCTAACGGACAAATTCGTCGCTGGGATACCTCTTCGCCTAAGATAGAGAATATCCAAAAAGTTGCGGATTATTTTGATGTATCTACAGACTATCTATTAGGAAGATCAGAAATACCTTCTATTAAAGCAGCAGATCAAGAAGAACATCTTTCTTCTCAAATCATGTTTCGGATGAATACTGAAGGCTTATCTGAAAATGAAGTAGATGAATTAAAGGATGAAGTGAATCGGTTTCTGCGATTTAGACGATCAGAAATCGAGCGAGAACGAGAACTAAAACAAGACGACAAGGCGTGA
- a CDS encoding ArpU family phage packaging/lysis transcriptional regulator, with protein MMLLFPEIDRKKTKKRVHGLLNKYRTLVRIAGEKHSPKVTTTYTFEMRKMDGEFSQKSEQPVDRKYLAEVELVKITEAMNQLDEYDRQLLYDKYMDRNFTTNIAIYMKHHMSESKFYRELDKAMIRFAEAYESGKLLMEK; from the coding sequence ATGATGCTGCTATTTCCCGAAATCGATCGAAAAAAAACGAAGAAAAGGGTTCATGGTTTGTTAAATAAATATCGAACGTTAGTGCGAATCGCTGGAGAGAAACATTCGCCCAAAGTAACGACTACCTACACATTTGAAATGAGAAAAATGGATGGAGAATTCTCGCAAAAAAGTGAGCAGCCAGTCGATCGAAAATATTTAGCTGAAGTTGAACTAGTAAAAATCACAGAAGCGATGAATCAGTTAGACGAGTATGACAGACAGCTATTATATGATAAATATATGGATCGTAATTTTACTACAAATATCGCAATTTATATGAAGCACCACATGAGTGAAAGTAAATTTTATCGTGAACTGGATAAAGCAATGATTCGGTTTGCCGAGGCTTATGAGAGTGGGAAACTATTGATGGAAAAATGA
- a CDS encoding protein-export chaperone SecB, translating into MKPVITLQGYKIIKLLRERIEKTDKLDKEEKPFNMKVAYKLVENNQLAFLKLETKLYINEAKYEVILEGAFNVEDSSLTEEQIKQFVKVNGTAILYPYIRSNISVISALDSQDSVLMPTLNTNIFRENDTI; encoded by the coding sequence ATGAAACCAGTTATTACGTTGCAGGGGTATAAAATAATAAAACTATTAAGGGAACGAATCGAAAAAACGGACAAATTAGATAAAGAAGAGAAACCTTTTAATATGAAAGTAGCTTATAAATTAGTTGAGAATAATCAATTAGCATTTTTAAAGTTGGAGACTAAATTATATATAAACGAAGCGAAGTATGAAGTGATTTTAGAAGGTGCATTTAACGTTGAAGATAGTAGCTTAACAGAAGAACAAATTAAACAATTTGTGAAGGTTAATGGTACAGCAATTCTTTATCCTTATATCAGAAGTAATATATCAGTGATTTCTGCTTTAGATTCACAAGATTCTGTGCTAATGCCCACTCTTAATACCAATATTTTTAGAGAAAATGACACTATTTAA